The segment AGCCGATCTGAGCCCTGTACAAGTCTTTCGTCCTCTTGCACCATCGCATCCATGAGACTTCACCACGCTGTCCCGTTGCTCGCTGTAGTGCTCGCGACCCTTGCCGGTTGTCAGCCGAGTGCACCTCCGAGGTCGGCAGCGGATCTGTGCGCGGCCCAGACGGGCGAGGGGCAGCAGGTCGATCGGGCGGTGCCCGCCACTGTCGGCGACATCAAGGACTGGATGACGGAGAAATCAAGAGGAGCCAAGCTGCTCGGACCGGACGGAAAAACGTCCGATTTCAAATTCGACTGGTCCAGCTACTCGGACGTGCTCTCCGGCGAGCCGCTGGACGCGAGGGTCGCCGTGTGTGTGATCTCCGCGGTGAAGGGGATGATGCTACTGTCGGAGAAGTTCTCGGCGGATTTCGGCTGGGTCGAGGCGATGGTGATCATCGCAGGCCCCGGCAAAGGGTGGACGTTCCACACGGCCGGACCGCGAGACAAGATGCTCTCCATCGCGCCGGCGAGTTTTCCGTACGAACCGCCGCCGAAGCCTGAACGGGAATCGCCGTAGGTTGGGGGAAAGAGGCGCGGTTGAAGAGCGTGTCCCTCCCTGGCCCCGAGCTCCGTTCCACCCCAGGCCAGGGAGGGTGCTCCCGCGTCTTCGTCCCGGCACCGCGCCCCTCGAAAGGTTAGTGGCCGGCACGTACGGAAATCGCCAAACGGGTTTTCGGGCGGCCTATCAGGGCTGCGCGCTGCAGCCCGCGTAGGACGGCAGCACCGCCCGGAGCGACTGGACGACGTTGGCGGCCTCGTCGCCGTAGATCGCGTTCAGCGTGCGGACCGTCTCCTCGACGTCGACATCGCGATCGTCGTTCGCGACCGGCCGACGCGTGTCGAAGGAGTGCTCCCAGACGGAGGTGTCGGCGCTCGGATCGCGCAGCCGCAGCGTCATCGCGAGCCGCGCCTCGATGAGCTCGCCGGTCGCGACGAGCTCGATCGCGTCGATCGTGGCGAGCACGGTCAGGTGGGTGCGGGCGCTCGCGATCTGCGGGTCCACGGCCTCGAAGAGCCGGGCCCGCTCGAGCTTCTGCGCGAGCAGCTGCTGGAACATCTCCTGCGGCCGGCTGACCCAGAAGTCGTAGTTGAAGTACTTGACCTCGTAGTCGCCGGTGCGGAACACGATCCGGTCGTCGTCGTACGGGACCGCGATCTCCACGGGCGTCACGACGGCCGTTCGGGCGCACGCGGGGCCGGCCGCGGCCTGGGCCTGCGCCTCGGCCCCGTTGACGATCGCGTAGAAGTGCTTGTCCGGGACCGCGCCGCACCCGCAGAGGAGGGCGAGGGCGGCCGCCGCGGCGAGGATCCTCATTGTGCATTCGCGTCGCGCCATGATCACTTGTCCTTCTTCGGATCGCGCTCCTTGGGCGCCTTGGAGTTGATGATCAGCGACGGCTGCTTCTTCAGGTCCGCGGTCAGCTCCTCGAGGTTCTGCATGGTCCTGCGCAGCGAGCGCGCCGAGGCGTAGATGTCCCCGCGCGACGCCTCCACGAGCTGGCGGACGCCCTTGATCGCGGCCTCCGCCTCGGCCACGGTCTCCTGCGCGCCCTTGGAGATCTTCCCGATCTCGGCCGCCTTCACCTGCTCGTTGAAGCTGTCGAGCGTGACGTTGATGTCCGCGAGGATCTTGTCGACCCGCGAGAGGCTCGACGCCACGCGCTTGAAGCTCTCCGTCGCGTCGGCGGCGTTGGTCAGGATCTTGCGCACCTCGGGCTGCGCCTCGGTCATCACCTCCTCGAGCCTCTCCGCGCTGCGGTTCGCCGAGGCGAGCCCCTCCTTGAGATCCGCGCTCGCGGCCTCCGCGTTCTCGATGAGCGCGGTGACCTTCGTGTCGTTCTCCTGCACGAGCATCGAGAGATCGCCGGAGAGCGTCGCGACGTTGGCGATGATCTCCCGGACACCGCGGATGTTCTCGTCCGTGAGCACCGCGTTGATCTTGTTGAGCGCGATCTCCATCTTCACCGCGATGTCCTGGGCCTTGCCCTCGAGCGAGCCCATGAACGACTGGCCGGCCTTGATTTCGGAGCCGACCGGGAGGAGATCCGCCTTCTTCGTGCCGCCGGTCAGCTCGACGAACTTGAGCCCCGTGATCCCCATCGAGACCATCACCGCCGTGGTGTCCTTCTTGACGGGCGTCCCCTCGCGGAGTTCGAGCACCGTCACGACGCTGTCGATATTCTTCGCGTCGATGCGGATGTCCGTGATCTGGCCCACGCGCACGCCGTTGTACTTCACCTGCGCGCCGACCTCGAGGCCGCTCACCGACTCGATGAAGCGGACGGTGTAGCGGTCGCTCTTTTCGGTGAGGCGGAACCCGGCGAGCACGACGAACGCGCCGACCGCGAGCGCGCCCGCGACGATGAGGAACACCCCGAGCCTGATCTTCTCCGCTCTCGAGATCATCGGTCCACGCCTTCCATGATCGACCGGAGCGACCGCGCGCCCCCGCGCCCGATCGACGGGATCCGCGCGAAGTAGTCCCGCACGATCGGGTGATCGCTCGCCTCCACCTCGGCGAGCGTCCCGCGAGCGAGGACGGTCCCCTCGTGGAGCATAACGACCTTGTCCGCGATTTTTCGCACGCTGTCGAGATCGTGCGTGACCACGACCATCGTGATGCCGTAGAGCGCCTTGAGGTGGAGCAGGAGCTCGTCGAGGCCGGCGGCGACGATCGGGTCGAGCCCGGCGGACGGCTCGTCGCAGAACAGGATCTCGGGATCGATCGCGATCGCGCGGGCCAGCGCCGCGCGCTTCCGCATGCCGCCCGAGAGCTCCTCCGGGTACTTCGTGATCGCGTCCTCCATGCCGACCTGCGCGAGCTTCATGCGGACGATCTGCCCGATCACCGGCTCGGGGACGGCGGACGTCTCGCGGATCGCCATCGCCACGTTCTCGCCGACGGTCATCGAGGAGAAGAGCGCCCCGCCCTGGAACAGGACGCCGATCCGCGCGCGGATCGCCTTCAGCTCGGCCTCGCCCATCGCGCCGAGCGGCCGCCCGAACAGGCGCACCTCGCCCGCCGCGGGCCGCATGAGCCCGAGCGCGTGGCGCAGGAGCGTGCTCTTGCCGCAGCCCGAGCCGCCGAGGATCACCGTGATCAGCCCCTGCTCCGCCGTGAGGTCCACGCCGTCGAGCACGGTCTCCGCCCCGTAGACCGCGACGAGGCCGCGGACCTCGACCATCGGGATTCGGCGCGCGGCTTCCGTCAACTCTCCTCCCGAGCGCCCCCGCTCACACGAAGCTGAAGGCGCAGTCCGCGACGATGATCAGGAAGATCGACATGACGACCGATCGCGTCGTCGCCCTGCCGACCCCCTCGGCGCCGCCGCTCACCTTGAACCCGTAGAACAGCCCGACCGCGACGATGATCCAGCCGAACACGGCGCTCTTCACCACGTTGAACACGAGATCTTCGGTGAACACCGCCGTGAGCGTCTCGTTGAAGTACGCGGTGGCGTTGATGCCGAGCACCGTCAAAGCGATGACGAACCCGCCGGCGATCCCGACGAGCGCCGCGAGCACGCCGAGGAGCGGCTGCGTGATCAGCGCCGCGTATACGCGCGGCACGCCCAGGTACTCGATCGGATTGACGCCGATCAGCTGGAGCGCGTCGATCTCCTCGTTGACCCGCATCGTCCCGATCTCGGCGGTGATCGCGGCGCCGCAGCGCCCGGCCACGAGGATCGCGGCCATGAGCGGCCCGAGCTCGCGGAGCATCGAGATGCTGACGAGGTCGGCGATGTAGATGTTCGCGCCGAACGTGCGGAGCTGGTACGCGGACTGGAGCGCCGTGGTGAGCCCGACGAGCAGCGACACGAGGAGGACGATCGGGGCGCTGCCCGCGCCGATGCGCGACATCTGCTCGACGAAGAGGCCGAGGCGCATCTTGTGCTTGCAAAACGGCGACACGGCCGCGTGGTAGAAGAGCTCGCTCATCAGGAAGAGGAAGTAGTGGACGTCGCTCAAGGCGTCGATCGCCGCGCCGCCGACCGATTCCGCGAGCCGCGCCTTCGGCTTCGCGTACAGGGCGATCGGGCCGTCGACGCTCCAGCCGGTCATGTCGAGGCGGCTCGCGACCGGCTCCGGGATCGCGTGCAGGCTCACCCGACCCGCGGAGCCCCCGCGCTGGCTCGCGCAGTGCCCGAGGAGCGCCACCCCGGCGCTGTCGATCTCGTCGACGCCCGACATGTCGATTTCGATAGCCGCGCCGCGCCCGAGCACCGGCCGGAGCCCGGAGAATGCCTCGGCAACCGTCCGTCGGGTCAGGGCCCCCTGGAGCCGGACGCGCGTCGCGCCCGGCCCGGCGATCATTTCGATGTGAATGTCGTTCATGTGACAGACCGACGTCCATGGTAGGGAGCCGAAAGGCAAAGGTCAAAAAAGGGGAAAGGATTCGGTTGATCAGGCTGATTCGACCGATCAGTCAGATCATGCCGCAGTTGCCTACTGAGAGCAGACTGTGCCAACATGGCGCAAATTGGCACGAGTTGAGCCATTCCAACACCGGGGATACGCTTGGAAAATCAAATCAGTCGTCGATACACGAAGGTTCGCGATCTCGGGTCCGGTGCCCAGGGGTCGGTTTCGCTCGTCGCCGACAGGTACCGCGGCGGGCGCCTCGTCGCCCTGAAGAGCCTGTCCTCCCGCGGGGACGTCGAATGGTTGAAGCTGTTCAAGCGCGAGTTCGAGGTGCTCGCGCAGCTCAGGCACCCGCGCCTCGCCCGGGTCCACGACTTCGGCACGACCGCGGACGGCCGCGCGTTCTTCACGCGGGACTACGTGCCGGGCGACGACTTTCGCGAGCGAACGTCCGGCATGGATGTCCTCGCGCTCCTCGCCGCGGCCGTGGACGTCTGTCGCGCGCTCGAGCCGTTGCACAGGTGCGGCCTCGTGCACGGCGACCTGAAGCCCGGAAACGTGATCGTCGGCGGAGACGGCGTCGCGCGTCTCATCGACTTCTCGTTCGTCCGCACGAACGACGAGGGCGGCGGCGGCCGCGGGACGCTCCAGTACATCGCTCCCGAGCTGCTCGAGGAGAAGAGCGCGGACGCGCGGGCCGACCTGTACTCGCTCGGCGCCATGCTCTTCGAGGCCGCTTCGGGCGAGCCCCTGTTCGAGGGCACGGCGCGCGAGATCGTCGCGGGCCACCTCGGAGACGCGCGGCCGGCGCCGAGGCCGGACCGGATCGCGATCCGCGGCGCCGTCGATGGCGCGGCGTGGCGCGGGCTCGCGGGCGTCATCTCCCGCCTCGTCGAGCGGCAGCCCGAGGCGCGCTACCCGTCGATCGAGGAGGTGGAGGCGGCGCTCACGGCGATCGCGCCCGCGGCGATCGCCCCGGATCCCGTGTCCGAGATCCCGGCGCTGCCGTCGGCCGCAGGGCGCGAGGCCGAGACGCGGCGCGTGCGGGAGAAGGTGCTCGGGCGGCTCTCCGAACCGAAGGGGCGGGGCGCCCTGTACGCCGTGGAAGGCGAGGTGGGCGCCGGCAAGAGCGCCGTGCTCGCGGACGTCAAGTGGCACGCCCAGCTGTCGGGCTACGGCACGATCGAGGCGGTGTGCTCCCGCGGCGGCGGCCCGGTCGCGCCGATCATCGCGCTCGCCGAGCAGATCGCGGATCTCCAGTCGGGCGACTCCGCGGACGCCGCGCGGGCCGAGGCGCTCGTCGCCGCGCTCCGCTCGCTCGCCGCGGGCAGGGCGGAGCTCGACACCATCGCGGTCGGGCTGGGCCGGGCCGCTGCGCGCGCGGCGCAGAAGCGGCCGCTCCTCGTGCTCGTCGACGATCTGGACCAAGCCGCGGACGAGGCGGCGGCGCTCCTGCGCGGGCTCATGGCGGGGGCGGGCTCCGACACGCCGCTCGCGGTCCTCGTCGCGTGCCGCACGGGGCACCCTTGGAAGGATCGGATCGGGCGCGGCGACGGCATCGCGCTCCCGCTGCTCGACCGCGCGGCGATCCGCGGCCTCGCCGCGGCGTACTTCGGCGCGGTGAGCGACGAGAAGGTCGATCGCATCCTGGCGCACACGGGCGGCAACCCCCTGTTCGTCGGGTCGCTCCTCTTTGACGTCGCGAAGCGCGGCGGCGGGCTCGAGCGGCTCGAGCGGCTCGGGCCGCCCGTCGAGCTCGGCGAGTACTGGCGCCAGCGCGTCGCGTCGCTCGGCGAGGGCGAGCGGCGCGCGGTCGAGGCGATCGCCGTGCTCGGGGGCAGCGCCGCGCCGAGCACCGTCGCGCAACTCGTCGGCGTCGCGGAGGATCGCGTCGAGCCGCTCCTCGCGAGCCTCGAGACGATGCGGCTCCTCAACGCGGACGCCAGCGGGCTCCGCCTGAGCTCCGGCTCGCTCGCCGCGGAGGTGCTCGCCGCGGGCGACCCAGGCGTGATCGCGGCGCTCCATGCCCAGGCTGCCGAGCTCGAGACCGACGAGGCGCGCCGCCTCCTGCACGCCGCTCTCGCGAAGGACGCGGGGGCGATCCGCAGGCGCTACGCGGAGGTCGCCGCGGGTCTCGAGCGCGCCGGCGCCCTCGCCGCGGCGCAGGAGCTGCTCGCGGCGGTGGCCGCGGTGCTCACCGAGCCGCCCGAGGCGGCCCTCGTGCGCCTCGGGCTCGGCCGGATCGCGCTCGCCCAGGGAGACCACGCGACCGCCGCGCTCCACCTCAAGGCGCTCGTCGACGAGCCGGCGCCCGTCGGGATGGAGGCGCTCGCGCTCCTCGGGAAGATGCACGGCGCGCGGAGGGAGCTCGTCGAGGCCGCGGAGGCGCTCGATCGGGCGCTCGAGCGGGCCGCCTGTCCGGCGGACACGGCGCGCATCCTCGCGGAGCTCGCGCAGGTCCAGTTCCGCCGCGGGGAGCTCGATCTCGCCGCGGACGCGGCGAGGCGGGGGCTCGACCTCGCGCCGCGCCGCGACCCGACGCGCGCCGAGCTGTACGGCGTGCTCGGGAAGATCGCGGCCGCGCGCGGGGATCTCGGGGGTTCCGCGGCGCACTGCACCGAGGCGGTCGAGGCGGCGCGGGCGAGCGGCGACAGGCGGGCGCTGGGCCTCGCGATCAACATGCTCGCCTGGGCGCGCCAGCAGGCCGGCGATCTCGCCGCCGCAGCCGAGGATCTCGCGACCGCGCTCGCCCTGTACCGCGAGATGGGCGATCTGCGCCGGCTCATGCGTGCCGAGATGATGGCCGGAGATCTCCACTGGTGGCTCGATCGCCAGGCCGAGGCGCTCGTGCACCACGAGGAGGCGATGCGGCTCGCCGCGGCGGTCGGCAACCCCGTGCAGGAGATCGAGGTGCGCGTGGGGCTCGGGCAGGCGCTGGCCAAGGTCGGGCGATTCGAGCGGGCGGCGCTCCTCCTCGTCGAGGCCCGCGAAGACGCCGCGCGGCTGAAACAGGAGGGGCTGGGCGCGACCGCGACGGCGTTCCTGGGAGACGTCGCCGCGTGCCGCGGGAACACGGACGAGGCGCTCGCCCTCTGGTCCGAGGCGCGCGCCGCCCAGGAGCGCGTCGGCAAGGCCGGCGTGTGCGCCGAGCTGGAGCTCGAGATGGCCGAGCTGGAGCTCGGGCGCGGCACCGCCGACGGCCTCGCGGCGGCGAAGCGGCTCGCCGCCGCAGCAGCTGGGCGCGCCCGGGAGGATCGGGGCCGGAACTTCGAGGGGATGCTCGCGCTCGTGCGGGGCGCGATCCTGGTCGCCGAGGGGCGGTTCGACGAGGGGATGCGCGCCTGGGACGAGCTCGGCGCCGGGCTCACGGCGCACGGCTCGCGGGAGCTCCTGTGGCAGGTGCACGCCGCCGCGGCGCGGGCGCTGCTCGATCGCGGCGCGGAGATGCTCGCGCGCCAGAGGCTGCGGACCGCCGAGCGGATCCTCGAGCAGATCGCGGCCGAGCTGCCGTCCGAGCACCGGCTCCCGTACTGGCAGGACGTGCGGCGCGCGGAGATCCGGCGCCTTCTCGCGGTGACCGTGCCGTCGTCGGCCGCCTCGCTCGCGCGGGGCGCCGCCTTCGCCGCCAAGCCGGACGAGCTCGATCCGGAGGCCGCGGCGCTGTACCGCGTGCTCGAGTGCAACAAGCGGATCTCGTCCGAGACGAATCACGATCACCTGCTCGAGGCGATCCTCGACGCCGCGATAGAGATGACCGGCGCTGAGCGCGGCTTCGTCCTCACGCGGTGCGGGGAGGGGCTCGATGTCGGCGCGGCCCGCGAGATCGGCCGCGGCGAGCCCCGCGATCCGCACGAGCAGTTCAGCCGATCGATCGCGGAGTCGGTGTGCCTCGACGGCGAGCCGGTGGTCACCGTGGACGCGGCGGGCGACGAGCGCTTCAGCGAGTTCCTCTCGATCCACGCGCTCAAGGTCAAGTCCGTCGCGTGCGTGCCCGTCAACTACCGCGGGACGTCGTTCGGCGTGCTGTACCTCGAGAACCGGCTGCGCCGCGGGCGGTTCGGCGCCCGGGATCTGCGCGTGCTCACGGCGTTCGCGGACCAGGTCGCGATCGCGATCGCCCACACCCGGCTCCTCGACGAGGCGCGCCGCCGGGAGGAGGAGCTCGCGCAGACGACCCGCGCCCTCGAGGAGGTGTGCGCGCGCCAGGCCGCGGATCTCAAGTCGCGCAAGACCGATCTGCGGCTCGTCGAGGAGAAGCTCGAGCGGGTCCGCGAGAGGCTCGAGGGGCGCGGCGACTACCACGGCCTCGTCGGGGCGGGCGACGCGATGGGCCGCGTCTTCGCCGTGGTGGAGCGCGTGAAGGATCTCGATCTCCCGGTGGTCGTCGTCGGCGAGAGCGGCACGGGCAAGGATCTCGTGGCCCGCGTGCTGCACGACGTCGGCGCGCGGCGGAACGGGCCGTTCGTCGTGCTGTCGTGCGGCGGCGTGCCCGAGACGCTCGTCGAGGCGACGCTGTTCGGCCACGGGCGCGGCGCGTTCTCCGGCGCGGACGCCGAGAGCCCGGGGCTTCTGGCTGCTGCCGCCTCCGGCACGCTCTACCTCGACGACGTCGGCGAGATGACGGCCCGGATGCAGGTCGATCTCCTGCGCGTGCTGCAGGAGGGGAGCTTCGTGCCGCTCGGCAAGTCGGAGCCCGTGCGCGCGCAGTGCCGCTTCGTCGCGTCGTCGCGCGTGCCGCTCGAGGCGCTCGTCGAGCGCGGCCGCCTGCGCCAGGATCTGTACTATCGGCTCGGCGTCGTCGCGATCGAGCTCCCGCCGCTGCGCGAGCGCCGCGAGGACATCCCGTCCCTCGCGCGGTGCATCGCGCACCGCGAGGCGGAGCGGCTCGGCCGGCCGGATCCGGGGCTCGACGCCTCCGCGCTCGAGGCGCTGGCGGCGCACCCATGGCCCGGCAACGTCCGCGAGCTCGAGCAGCTCCTGCGGCGGGCGCTCGTCGTCGATGACGAGACCGGGCCGCTCACCGCCGACCGGCTCTTCGGGGGCGCTGCGCCTTTGCCGCAGCCGATCGTCGCGCGGCGGGGCAAGATCGCGGCCGGCGCCGAGGCCGCGGAGCGGGACCGCTACGTCGAGGCGCTCGAGGCGAGCCAGTGGAACCGCAGCCTCGCGGCGCAGAAGCTCGGCGTCCCGCGGCGCACGTTCTACCGCCGCCTCGAGACGCTCGGGCTGCTGAAGGGGAAGTGAGGTGATGCGGATCGTCTCGACGGGTCGAAGCGTTCTGGCCGTGATCTCGATCCTCGCCCTCGGCTGCGGTCCGTCGCTGCGGCCGGCAGAGGAGACGCTCGATCCGATCCCGGCGCAGGCCGAGCCCGTCGCCGCCGATCCGAACGACGAGCTCGTCTACCCCGAGAGCCCGTCCGCCGAGCCCGAGGACCCGGTCGCCGAGCCCGACGCCGGCGCGCCCGCGGACGCACCGAACCCGCCTGAGGAGATCGCGAAGCTCGATCCCGGGCTCGCGAAGACGCTCGACGCCGCCGAGGCGAAGGCGTCGGACGAAGGAAGGCTCGTGCTCGAGACGGGGCGGCGGATGGCGCTCGTCGATCGCGTGGTGATCCTGGGCGCGTGCTGGGACTACGCGAACGCGATCTACAAGCGCGCCGGGTTCCCGGCCAACAAGCGCAAGACGGTCTTCAACAAGCCGAAGACCGGCCCGTACGCCGACCCGGGGCTGTTCGAGCCCGGTGACTTCCTCTCATACAACCGCGACGAGAAGGGGAGCTGGGTGCACAGCGCAATCTTCGTCGACTGGACGAAACCCGGCGGGCGCGTCGCCCTGATGCTGACCTACGTCGGCAGGCGCCAACCGATCCCCGCGCTCTACGCCCGCAACGATCTTTCCCGCGTCTTCCGCGTCGTGCGGCCCAAGCCGTGAGCCCGGCTCGTCCTTGGACAGATCCGCAGGGGGCAGGGCGCGTGCCATGCGCCCCTACTTCCGCAGGACGACGCTCCCGTACAGATCGCACAGCGGCACGAACGGGATCGCGACCTCTCCCTTCAGGCAGAACTCCTCGACCGCGGCGCGGGGGCCGGGATAGTTCCTGTGGTTGTTGTAGTCGTGCACCATCAGGAAACCCCCGGGCGATAGCCTCGGATAGAAGTAGCTCAGCCCCGCGAGCGTCGGGGTGAACAGATCGACATCGATGGAGACGAAACAGAAGATCTCGTCGATCCCCGCCGCCGTTTCGGGGAAGCGCCCTTTCTCCACGACGCAGAGCTCGGGGTGCGGCATGGCGGCGAGGGCGGTCTCGACGTCCGTGTCCTTGAAGTCCTTCGTCGGGTTGTGGAATCCGAATCTCCCCTCGTATTCCAGCTCCGCGGGGTCGAAGCCCGTGAACGTGTCGAAGAGGTACAGCTTCCGGTCGAGGAACAGCTCGTTCACGAGCCGCGCGAACTCGCCGCGGTACACGCCGAGCTCCGCGCACGCGCCGGGCACGTCTCGGCCGTGGATTTCGTGGCTGATCACCTCGAGCGTCGAGACCCGCACGTAGTCGTCGTAGTCGCCGAAGTCGAGCATCCTCCGGCGCTGGTTCTTCATGACGATCATCTCGGGCGCCGGGTAGCGCCGGTCCCGGTAGATCCATTCCAGCAGCTTCCTCGCGATGGAGCTTCTCATCATCACAGACTACACCCCGCGCCGGCATCGAACCGCTTCGCGATCTCCCGGCCACCGACACGTAGGATGATGTGCTCAGAGTCCACGCTTCACTCATCCGCGCCGTAGAACGTGTGCCAGTCGTAGCCGCCGCTCCCGTCGAGCGCGAGGATGTACGCTTCAGAGGGCGAGCCGAAATCGTGGAGAGGAGTCTCGCCGGAAGGACCGTTCCAGAGCTCACCGGACGAACCCACCACGTAGACATCACCTTCGAGCGACGTTGAGATCCCCCAGCCCGGATCGAATTTCATCGATCCGAAAAATGAGTGCCAGGCGTAGCCGCCTTCCGAGTCGAGCGAGAGCACGAAGGTGTCGACGTTGCCGGAGCCACCGGCGAAGGAATCGAGGGGATCTTCTTCCGCTGCACCGACCCAACCCGCTCTCGATTGGCCGATCGCGTACAGCGTCCCGCTCGGTCCGGTCGACAGCGAAAACGCGACGTCCCCGTCCGTGCCGCCGTAGAACGTATGCCACTGGTAGGATCCGTCTGGAGCGAGCTTCAGAAAAAACGCGTCTTCCAACGGTACGTCCTCACCCAGGGAGTGAGCGTGCAGCGGGGGCTGGCCGCTCGGCCCCGTCCACGAGGTCTCGGAGTTGCCGGCGACGTACAAGTCGCCAGCCTCGTCGACGGCCGCGTCGTACGCGATCATCATGTCGCTCTCATCCTCGATGGAGCCGAAGAAAGTGTGCCACTGGTAGTCACCGAACGAGTTCAGCTTCACGACGACCGCGTCGCCGAAGGTCCCGCCGCTTTGCGCATGGAGCGGCGCCTCGCCGCTTGGGCCGTTCCAGGTCGTCGCCGAACCGCCGGTCACGTAGATCTCGTCGGCGGAGCCCACGGCGATGCCGTATCCGTAGTCTCCTATCGGTGTCGCGTCTGAGCCGTAGAACGTGTGCCAGAGATAGTTGCCGCCGCCGCCCACCGCGAGCACCAGGATGTCGCTGTCGCCGCAGTGCGCGTGGAGCGGGGCCTCGCCGCTCGGGCCGTTCCACGGCTCGGACGAATGACCCACAACGTAGAGGTTCCCGTCCGCGCCAGCGCAGGCGGACGAGCCGAAGTCGTCATCGCTCGAACCGTAGAATGCGTGCCAGAGATACGCTCCGGATTCACCGACCGCGACGATGGCGATGTCCTTTCCGCCACTGTGATCGTGGAGCGGAGGGGTGTCGTCCGGGCCGTTCCAGCTCCCGTCCCCGTACGCGGTCACGAAAACCGTACCGGCGGAGGTGACGGCGACGGAATACGTCGCGTCGTGCACCCCCGGGGATCCGAAGATGATGTGCCACTGATACGTACCGGTCGCATCCAGCTTGAGAAGGAACACGCGGAGGAAATCGTCATCTCCCGCCTCTCCGCCCGTTTCTCCCCATACGCTGGCAGGAGGCTCCCCGTCCGGTCCGGCCCACGTTTCGCGGGTTGTTCCGACGACGTACACGCTTCCGTCCGGTCCGACTGCGACACCGGTCGCGTCGTCGAAAGTTTCGTCGCCGTCTGCGTCGCCATCGACGTCTGAATCGATGTCGACATCTGAATCCGAATCGATATTGGCGTCTCCGTCCGCATCGGAGCCGCTGATTCCGGATCCCTCGTCCGTGCATCCCATGGTGGTCAGAACGAGCGCGGTCGCGCCAAGCGCTATCGCAAAACTCTCAAGAAATTCCGGGAGCCGGTTTCGATTTTCTGACAACATGTGCCGTTCCTCCTCTTTTTCTTTCAATGAAGGAGCGAGCAAGAATCCTAGCATTTCCTATGCCGAGAATCCTGTCAGAAGAAGTCAGAAAAAAACGCTTGTGAGCGCGAGACTTGCAACAGAGCACCGATGATCGCTGTGCCAGATTGTTCCACCGCCGCGGGTCCCGGCGGTTAGCCGAAGGTGTAGGAGCGTCTCTCGCCCGGCGCGGCGGCGCGGTCCTCGGATCACCTCCGTCCGGCCGGCGCGGCGCTCAGAAGAACGTCGGCAGGCGCGGCGGCGTCCAGAGCCCCGCGAAGCTGCGCGGCCGTGGCGGCGGCGCCAGGATCGTCCCCGAGCGCGGGACGCGCCGCATCACGGGCAGCGGCGGCGGCGTGTTCCGGAGCGCCTCCCGGATCCGGATCCGGTCGAGCGGCCGCGCGTCGAGGAAGCGCACGCCGAACCCGGGCCGCCCGCGATCCGAGCGCCGCCGCAGGAGGTTCACGCGCACGATCTCGCCGAAGAAATCGAACGCGCGATCCTTGCCGAGGTCGAACGCGCAGACCACCTTCTCGCCGAGGTTGGGCAAGAGCTCGCTCGCGACGTACGCCCCGCGCGGACTCATGTCCGTGGTGGCGAGCACGACAGGCTCGTCCCACGCCGACGCGATCACCTCGATGGGTCGCGCCACGGCGCGCCGCATCTCGAAACGTCTCAACATGACACCCTCCCTCCTTCTTCGCCCCTCAGGGGCGCAGCCCGGCCAGCCACCGCCCCGGCTTCTGGAACGCGAGCGGCTGGCCGCGCAGGCACGATCGAATCGACAGGCGCTCCCGCGCCGTCGCGTCGAGGAACGTCACCCCGAACCCCAAGGGGCCGGCGTCGTTCCTCCGGCGCCCCCGGTTCACCCGCGTCACCGCGCCGAAGAAGCAGAACGGCTTGTCCGCGCCGTAAAGGTGGAAC is part of the Pseudomonadota bacterium genome and harbors:
- a CDS encoding PilZ domain-containing protein; this encodes MLRRFEMRRAVARPIEVIASAWDEPVVLATTDMSPRGAYVASELLPNLGEKVVCAFDLGKDRAFDFFGEIVRVNLLRRRSDRGRPGFGVRFLDARPLDRIRIREALRNTPPPLPVMRRVPRSGTILAPPPRPRSFAGLWTPPRLPTFF
- a CDS encoding sigma 54-interacting transcriptional regulator; the protein is MENQISRRYTKVRDLGSGAQGSVSLVADRYRGGRLVALKSLSSRGDVEWLKLFKREFEVLAQLRHPRLARVHDFGTTADGRAFFTRDYVPGDDFRERTSGMDVLALLAAAVDVCRALEPLHRCGLVHGDLKPGNVIVGGDGVARLIDFSFVRTNDEGGGGRGTLQYIAPELLEEKSADARADLYSLGAMLFEAASGEPLFEGTAREIVAGHLGDARPAPRPDRIAIRGAVDGAAWRGLAGVISRLVERQPEARYPSIEEVEAALTAIAPAAIAPDPVSEIPALPSAAGREAETRRVREKVLGRLSEPKGRGALYAVEGEVGAGKSAVLADVKWHAQLSGYGTIEAVCSRGGGPVAPIIALAEQIADLQSGDSADAARAEALVAALRSLAAGRAELDTIAVGLGRAAARAAQKRPLLVLVDDLDQAADEAAALLRGLMAGAGSDTPLAVLVACRTGHPWKDRIGRGDGIALPLLDRAAIRGLAAAYFGAVSDEKVDRILAHTGGNPLFVGSLLFDVAKRGGGLERLERLGPPVELGEYWRQRVASLGEGERRAVEAIAVLGGSAAPSTVAQLVGVAEDRVEPLLASLETMRLLNADASGLRLSSGSLAAEVLAAGDPGVIAALHAQAAELETDEARRLLHAALAKDAGAIRRRYAEVAAGLERAGALAAAQELLAAVAAVLTEPPEAALVRLGLGRIALAQGDHATAALHLKALVDEPAPVGMEALALLGKMHGARRELVEAAEALDRALERAACPADTARILAELAQVQFRRGELDLAADAARRGLDLAPRRDPTRAELYGVLGKIAAARGDLGGSAAHCTEAVEAARASGDRRALGLAINMLAWARQQAGDLAAAAEDLATALALYREMGDLRRLMRAEMMAGDLHWWLDRQAEALVHHEEAMRLAAAVGNPVQEIEVRVGLGQALAKVGRFERAALLLVEAREDAARLKQEGLGATATAFLGDVAACRGNTDEALALWSEARAAQERVGKAGVCAELELEMAELELGRGTADGLAAAKRLAAAAAGRAREDRGRNFEGMLALVRGAILVAEGRFDEGMRAWDELGAGLTAHGSRELLWQVHAAAARALLDRGAEMLARQRLRTAERILEQIAAELPSEHRLPYWQDVRRAEIRRLLAVTVPSSAASLARGAAFAAKPDELDPEAAALYRVLECNKRISSETNHDHLLEAILDAAIEMTGAERGFVLTRCGEGLDVGAAREIGRGEPRDPHEQFSRSIAESVCLDGEPVVTVDAAGDERFSEFLSIHALKVKSVACVPVNYRGTSFGVLYLENRLRRGRFGARDLRVLTAFADQVAIAIAHTRLLDEARRREEELAQTTRALEEVCARQAADLKSRKTDLRLVEEKLERVRERLEGRGDYHGLVGAGDAMGRVFAVVERVKDLDLPVVVVGESGTGKDLVARVLHDVGARRNGPFVVLSCGGVPETLVEATLFGHGRGAFSGADAESPGLLAAAASGTLYLDDVGEMTARMQVDLLRVLQEGSFVPLGKSEPVRAQCRFVASSRVPLEALVERGRLRQDLYYRLGVVAIELPPLRERREDIPSLARCIAHREAERLGRPDPGLDASALEALAAHPWPGNVRELEQLLRRALVVDDETGPLTADRLFGGAAPLPQPIVARRGKIAAGAEAAERDRYVEALEASQWNRSLAAQKLGVPRRTFYRRLETLGLLKGK
- a CDS encoding PilZ domain-containing protein; translation: MSKRFEIRRLAGVPMEVISAKSDLPLEFVTFDLSPRGAYLMSDAVPKVGEQIVCSFHLYGADKPFCFFGAVTRVNRGRRRNDAGPLGFGVTFLDATARERLSIRSCLRGQPLAFQKPGRWLAGLRP
- a CDS encoding TylF/MycF family methyltransferase: MMRSSIARKLLEWIYRDRRYPAPEMIVMKNQRRRMLDFGDYDDYVRVSTLEVISHEIHGRDVPGACAELGVYRGEFARLVNELFLDRKLYLFDTFTGFDPAELEYEGRFGFHNPTKDFKDTDVETALAAMPHPELCVVEKGRFPETAAGIDEIFCFVSIDVDLFTPTLAGLSYFYPRLSPGGFLMVHDYNNHRNYPGPRAAVEEFCLKGEVAIPFVPLCDLYGSVVLRK